A region of the Burkholderia savannae genome:
GTGCATCGCGTCGACGGCGCCGTCGCCGCTCGCCGTCGCGATCGCCGCGTAGAGCGCGGACGACGCGATCCCGAAGCGCGTCTCCTTGCCTTCCATGTTGCCGCCCGGCATCGCTACGGATGCGCGCGAGTCGATGCCGGGCGCCGTGAGCGTCGCGCTGCCCGCCTGCTCCGCGCGCATCGTTGCCGCGGCGCAGGCGACGAACATCGCGAGCATCGCCGCATAGATCGCCCAGCCCTGCCGCGTGTCGCCGACCATCGCGCCGAACGTGTAGCAAAGCGCGGCCGGAAGCAGCAGCAGCGCGAGCATTTGCAGGAAGTTGCTGAAGGGCGTGGGATTCTCGAACGGATGCGCGGAGTTCGCGTTGAAGAAGCCGCCGCCGTCGCCGCTCAACAGCTTGATCGATTCCTGCGACGCGACGGGCCCCATCGGCAGAAGCTGCTCGCGGCTCGTGATCGTGCGCACGACCGGTTGGCCGGCGGCGTTGCGCAACGGCGTGCCGCTGGCGTCGAGCGCGGGCTGCTGCCAGGTGACGCTTTGCGCGATGTGAACGGCGCGATAGGCGGAGAAGTTCTGGATCGTGCCTTGCGCGATGAACGCGGCGGCGAACAGCACGGACAACGGAATCAGGATGTACAGCGTCGCGCGCGTGAGGTCGGCCCATAGATTGCCGACGGAGCCGGTGCCGCGCGTCGCGAGCGCGCGGATCAGCGCGAACAGGACGGCGATGCCCGCGGCGGCCGACAGGAAACTCTGCACGGCGATGCCGCCCATCTGGCTCAGATAGCTGAGCGTCGTTTCGCCTGCGTAGCCCTGCCAGCTTGTGTTGGTGACGAAGCTGACGGCCGTGTTGAATGCCGAATCCGCACCGACGGCCGGCAGGGCCTGCGGATTGAGCGGCAGCCTGTGCTGGAGACGCTGCAACGCGTAGAGCGCGATCGTGCCGAGCACGCTGAACGACAACAACGCGACCGCGTAAGTTTTCCAGCTCATCCCCTGTTCGGGATCGACGCCCGCCGCGCGATACGTCCATCGCTCGACGGGCCGCAGCATTCGCATCGGCCAAGGCGGATCGCCGTTTGCGACGCGGGCGATGTAGCGCCCGAGCGGCTTGACGAGCAGCGTCAGCACGATGACGAAAAGGCTGATTTGCAGATACGCGTGCTTGTCCATCGATTCTCCCGCTTCGGCAGTCGGTTCGGCCGCGCTTCATGTCTCCATTACAGCGCGGCACGTGTCAAATCGATCGAAAGACTCGGGTGGCGGGAGTAAACATCGCATCAATATTTCCAAGCGACGCTCCGCGATTTCACGCCATGCGCACGTGCTCTATTTCGCTTCGTCGAGCAAATGCGGATTCAATTCAATGTTCAGGATGACTAGCCAACGTTTCGGGCAACCGGTCGGAACGTCGGGCAGCGTATCGACGGTCGGGGCCTTGCGCAGGCGCCCGCTTGCTCGTGCATCGAGATAGGCGCGCTGCGCATCGGATTGCAGCCAGAAACTGACGAGCGCGCACGTGACGAAATTGAAGAGCAGCAGCGGGCCGGGTTCGACGTCGTGGCCGAATGCGTGAGCGAGGCCGGCGAATGCCGTCGTCAACACCTGGCTCACCGCGATCGTGATGCACACGACCTTGGCGAGCCCGCGCGCGCGCATCGCGGCTCGCACGTTGGCCGGCTTGCGCGCGTTCGGATCGCCAGAATCGCCCGAATCGTGCGTGCGGTCGCGCCGGTGCGTTTCGTCGTCGGCGCTCATGCGACGCGACCGAGCGGTGTCGGCGTTGGCGTCGGTATCAGCGGCAGTTCGCGCATTTTCCATCCATACGAAGGCGATGCGTCCGTCGACTTGCTGAGGATCGCGCTGTCGTAGCCTTTGCCGGAAAAATGCATGACGTCGACGATTCGGAATCCTTGACGCGTATAGAACTCGACGAGATGCGCGGCGGGTTGCGGCGTATCGAGCGCGAGGCGCCGATAGCCGCGCGCGGCCGCCCAATGCGCGGCGAACGTGAGCATCGAGCAGCCGATGCCGCGCCCTTGCCACACCGGATCGACGCCGAACTGGCGCAGCGTCGCGACGTTGGCGCGGCGATAGAGCTCGCACGGCGACGACAAATCGCGCGTATGAAGCGTCATCGTCGCGACCAGGTGGCCGTTGCAGACGGCGACGAAGCACTCGCCCGCGAGCGCGCGCTGCCGCGTGACGGCGGCCGGCTGATCGACGCAAGGGCAATTGAGTCCCATTTGGCCGAGCCGCGCGAATGCGCGATGCAGCAGCGCGGTCAGCTCTTCGTACGAGTCGTGCGCCGGATCGAAACGCCTCAGCACGACACGGCCTTCCACGCGCTTCGCGCATGCGAAATGCATTGCTCGTTCGTTCTTCGCTCGTTGCTGTTGCATGACACCTCCCAAACCTCGACGGTTGCCCGAAGTGTAGGGAGGCGCGAGCGCGCCTTTCAAGAAAAAATGTCGTAAAAAATTTTCGTGACGGCGACGTGAGTCGCGGTGCATGAGGATCGAGTATCGTCGCGGATCGCGAGCGCCGTGAGAGGGTACGTCATCGGCGCGTCATTGCGCCGGCGCTACGCCTTCCTTGACGAATTCCGCCTCGATGCGCACGCGCACGTGGTCGCCGACGGCCGGAAACCAGCTCGTCACGCCGAATTGCGCGCGGCTGAACGTGCCGCTCGCGGAAAAGCCGAGCGTGTCCTGCTTCGTCAACGGATTGCGGCCGTAGCCATTGAACGTGACGGCGAGCGTGACGGGGCGCGTCGCGCCGCGGATCGTCAGGTTGCCGGCCAACGTGCCTTGCGTCGCGCTCGTGCGCGTGAAGTGCGCGCCGTCGAAACGGATCTGCGGATAGCGGGCGGCGTCGAGCGCGTCGGCGCCCGCGACGAGCTTGTCGAGCAGCGGCACGTTGGTGTCGATGCTTGCCGCGTCGATCGACGCCGTCACGCCGCTGTCGGCAAGCCCGCCCGCGCGCCAGTCGAGCTGCGCGCTCGCGCGATCGAAACGCATCGTGAAGCGCGAATACTTGAAATGGTCGACGTCGAACACGATGCTCCAGTGGTGCGGATCGAGCGTGTAGCGGCCGGCCGGAACGGCGGCTTCCGCCGTCGACACGCTGTGCGTGACGACCCGCAGCGGCGTGCAGCTCGCCGTCGCGCCCGCGAGCGCAACCGCGCATGCGATCCATCCCGCCCATCTCGCCGGTTTCATCCGAACCTCGTTTGTCGAACGCGTCGAAAGACGATAGCGCATCGATTCGAGGTTGACAAAGGAGAATGATCGTTCTACCGTAAACGCATGAACACGAAACCTGACCTTTCCCCCGCCGCAGCCGGCGCGCGCGAGCGCTTGCTCGACGCGGCCGAGACGCTGATCTACGCGGGCGGCATTCATGCGACGGGCGTCGACGCGATCGTCAAGCTGTCGGGCGCCGCGCGCAAGAGCTTCTATACGCACTTCGAATCGAAGGAGGCGCTCGTCGCCGCCGCGCTCGAACGTCGTGACGAACGCTGGATGACGTGGTTCGTCGACGCGACGGAAAAACGCGGCAAGACGCCGCGCGCGCGGCTCGTCGGCATGTTCGACGTGCTGCGCGAATGGTTTGAGCAGGCGGATTTTCATGGCTGCGCGTTCCTGAACGCGGCGGGCGAGATCGAGCATCCGGACGATCCGGTGCGTGTCGTCGCGCGCGAGCACAAGGAACGCCTGCGCGCGTTCGTGCGCGAGCAGCTCGACGCGCATGCGGCCGAGGCCGGCGCGGATCGCCGGCACGTCGCGCGGCTCGCGCGCCAGTGGCTCGTGCTGATCGACGGCGCGATCGGCGTCGCGCTCGTGAGCGGCGATGCATCGGCGGCGCGCGACGCGCGCGCGGCGGCGGAGCTGCTGCTCGACGCGACGTTGCCGAGCCGGTCCGGCTGACGCTCCCCCTTTTCCTTCACTCGAATAGCCGTACCTCGACCTGCCCGCCGTCCGTCGGCGAGCCGGGCAGGCCCTTTCACGTCCTCAATCTGGAGAACACGATGTCCGATTCAACCGAAATCCGCCCGCCCGTTCCGCCGTTCACGCGCGAAACCGCGATTCAAAAAGTTCGGGCTGCTGAAGATGGCTGGAACACGCGCGACCCCGAGCGCGTGTCGCTCGCCTATACGCCGCAGAGCAAGTGGCGCAACCGCGCGGAGTTCGCCACGGGCCGCGCGGAGATCGTCGCGCTGCTGCGCCGCAAGTGGACGCGCGAGCTCGACTATCGGCTGATCAAGGAATTGTGGGCGTTCACGGGCAACCGGATCGCGGTGCGCTTCGCGTACGAATGGCGCGACGACGCGGGCAACTGGTTCCGCTCGTACGGCAACGAAAACTGGGAATTCGACGAGAACGGGCTGATGGCGCATCGCCACGCTTGCATCAACGACATGCCGATTCGCGAATCGGATCGCCTGTTCCATTGGCCGCTCGGCCGCCGGCCCGACGATCATCCGGGCTTGTCGGACCTCGGGCTTTGAGCGACGGCGCGCGGCGCGCGACGTCGCGCCGCCATCGAGCGGCGTGCGTTGCCGAAGCGTCGCGCGATTCGTCATGGGTAGCGCGGGTGGTTGCGATGCGTCGGGGCGTTGCGTCGTGCGATGTTTGGACGCCGCGCGTAGAGCGCTGAACGCCGAACGCCGAACGCCGAACGCTGAACGCCAAGCGCCAAGCGCCAAGCGCCAAGCGCCAAGCGCCAAGCGCCAAGCGCCAAGCGCCAAACGCCAAACGCCAAACGCCAAACGCTAAGCATAGCGCGACGACCGCCTGTCGCGAGCGTCGAATGCGATCGGGCGCCGCTTCGGCGGCGCCCCGAACGGCGGCGCCCGGTGCCGTTCGCATCATCCTCGCTGCGGCACCTCGCGCTCCAGATGGCCGAGCCGAACGACCGTCACGCCCGGGCGCAACTGGCGCAGCGACGGCATCACGAGCACGCAGTCCGGATACGGCGTCGTGACGGGCTCGCCGTTCGACCAGCCGATCACTTCGCCCGCTTTCGCGAAATGCTCGAGGCCGGTGTATGCATCGGCGAAACGAAAGTCGTGGCTCGTCGCGACGACGGGTTCCGTCACCTGCACGACTCGCATCGTCTTTGCCAGCGGCAGGAACCAGTCGACGGGCAGATCCTGTCCGTCGACGATGCCCGAGGCGACCAGAAAGCGCGCGGTGCTGTCGCGCGCGACGGCCGCCGCTCGCGCCTCCCAGTGCTGACCGCATTCGATGAGGAGCGCATTTTTCGCGCTCGCCGGATCGCCGAAGCCGCCGTAATCGCGCATCCGCTTGCCTTCCGGATGGCCTTCGTCGCGAATCACCGTTGCCGGCGCGCCGATCCGCAGCGCGAGCGCGGTGCCCTTGTCGAGCGGCCCGGCGACGATCAGCGGCGCGCTGCGTTCGTGCATCGAATGCAGGTCGAGCAGCCAGTCGGCTTCGTCGACGAACGGCCGCATTGCGCGCGCGCGATCGAGCTCGACCGAGCGCTTCGACGGATCGTCCAGCACCGCGGGCGTCCATACGCGATTGAAATCCTGATCGACGAAGCGCGCAGCGTCGGGCTTGTCCGCATCGAAGCGCTCGTACGCGGCGACGTTCGCGAACGACAGCGTCAGCACGCCGCGGCGCGGCCGCAACCTCATCTTCAACAACGCATCCACGACGATCGCGCCGCACACTTCGTTGCCGTGCGTGAGCGCATTGATCATCACGTGCGGGCCGGGCGCGCCCGAATCGAAGCGATGCACGTAGTCGACGCCGGCGTTGCCGGCACGATGCGCATCGAGGTTCGGAAAGTCGACCTCGATCGAATAGTGAGGAAATACGGGAGCCGATTCGGTCATGGTGAGCTTTTTCGGGAGTCGATGAAAATGTCGCGGCGGATCACGTGCGCGCGCGATCGCGAACCTGGCCGGCGCCGCGCATACGGCGCCGTTCGGTGAGCGATTTCATGCGTGCGCGCGCACGTTTCATCGTGAAAGGCGTCAATCGAGATTGCCTTCGCACAGATACTTGATCGCGAGATAGTCGTCGAGCCCGTAGCGCGATCCTTCGCGGCCGTAGCCCGATTCCTTGACGCCGCCGAACGGCGCGGCCTCGCTCGCGAGCGCACCTTCGTTGACACCGACGACGCCGGCCTCGAGCCGCGACGACACGCGCGCGATCCGCCGCACGTTCTGCGTGTAGAAGTAGGCGGCGAGGCCGTACGGCGTGTCGTTCGCTGCGGCGATGGCTTCGTCTTCGGTCGAGAATCGGAACAACGCAACTACCGGTCCGAACGTCTCCTCGCCGCAAAGCTGCATGCCGGGCGCGGCGTCGGCGAGCACGGTCGGCGCATAGAAGTGCGGGCCGATCTCGGCGAGACGCCGGCCGCCCGTCAGCACGCGCGCGCCGCGCGTCACCGCGTCGTCGACGTGGCGCGCGATCTTGTCGACCGCGCGCGCGTTGATCATCGGGCCGATCTGCGCGGCGGAATCGGTCGCCGGCGCGACGCGCAGCGCGCCCACCCGCTCGGCGACGCGCGCCGCGAACGCGTCGTACACGCCTTCCTGCACGTACACGCGATTCGGACACACGCAGGTCTGCCCGCCGTTGCGGAATTTCGCGGCCATCAGGCCGCCGACGGCCGCGTCGAGATCGGCGTCGTCGAACACGATGAACGGCGCGTTGCCGCCGAGTTCGAGCGACAGCTTCTTCAGCGTCGCCGCCGATTCGCGCGCGAGGAACTTGCCGACGGGCGTCGAGCCGGTGAACGTGATCTTGCGCACGCGCGAATCGGCGAGCCAGTCGCCGACCGCTTCGACGCCGCGCTCGCGCGACGCCGAGATCATGTTCAGCACGCCGGGCGGCACGCCGGCTTCCATCGCGAGGAACGCGAGCGCGAGCGCGGTGAGCGGCGTGTCCTCCGCCGGCTTCGCGACGACCGTGCAGCCCGCCGCGAGCGCCGGCGCGATCTTGCGCGCGATCATCGCGAGCGGAAAGTTCCACGGCGTGATCGCCGCGACGATGCCGATCGGCTCCTTCACCACGCTCATCCGCTTGCCGTGGTGCTGCTGCGGGATGACGTCGCCGTACGCTCGCGTCGCTTCCTCGGCGAACCACTGCACGTACGACGCGCCGTACGCGACTTCGCCGAGCGCCTCGGCGAGCGGCTTGCCTTGCTCGCGCGACATCAGGCGCGCGAGGTCTTCGGTGTGCCAGACGATCGCCGCGTGCCACGCGCGCAGGATCGCGGCGCGTTCGCGCGCGGGCGTCGCGCGCCACGCGGGCAGCGCGCGGGCGGCGGCGTCGGTGGCGGCCCGCGCGTCGTCGGCGCCGCTGTCGGCGGCTTCGGAGATCACGTCGAGCGCGGCCGGATCGGACACGGCATAGCGGCTGCCCGACGCGGCGGGGCGCCATTCGCCGTCGATCAGGTTGCCGGTGCGGAGGAGTTCGGTGCGGGACAGCGTGAGCGGCATGGTGCGAATCCTGACGAAACGATGCGGTTGAAACGGCGCGCGGCGATCGAAGGCGATCAGCCGAGCAGGTGCGCGACGATCGCGTCGCCGACTTCGCTCGTCGACGCCTGGCCGCCCAGGTCGCGCGTGCGCGGGCCGTGCTTCAGCACGTGCTCGATCGCGGCGACGATCGCGTCGTGCGCTTCGCGGGCGCGGCCGGCGCCTTCGCCGAGGAAGTCGATCATCATCGCGGCCGACCAGATCATCGCGATCGGATTCGCGACGTGCTTGCCCGCGATGTCCGGCGCGGAGCCGTGCACCGGCTCGAACAGCGACGGAAAGTTGCGCTCCGGGTTCAGGTTCGCAGACGGCGCGATGCCGATCGTGCCGGTGCACGCGGGGCCGAGGTCGGACAGGATGTCGCCGAACAGATTCGACGCGACGACGACGTCGAAGCGGTCCGGCTGCATCACGAAGCGGGCGCACAGGATGTCGATGTGCTGCTTGTCCCACGCGATGTCCGGATAGTGCGCGGCCATCTCAGCGGCGCGCGCGTCCCACCACGGCATGCTGATCGCGATGCCGTTGCTCTTCGTCGCGACGGTGAGCCGCTTCGCGCGGCGCCGCGCGAGCTCGAACGCGAACTTCATCACGCGCTCGGTGCCGAGCCGCGTGAACACCGCCTGCTGGACGGCGAATTCGCGGTCGGTGCCCTCGAACATCACGCCGCCGACGGCCGAATACTCGCCTTCCGTGTTCTCGCGGACGATCATGAAATCGATGTCGCCCGCCTTGCGGCCGGCGAGCGGGCACGGCACGCCGTCGAACAGGCGCGCGGGGCGCAGGTTCACGTACTGGTCGAATTCGCGGCGGAATTTCAGCAGCGACCCCCACAGCGAGACGTGATCGGGCACCGTGTCGGGCCATCCGACCGCGCCGAACAGCAGCGCGTCCATGCTGGAAAGTTGCGTTTTCCAGTCGTCCGGCATCATCTGGCCGTGCTTCGCGTAGTACTCGCAGCTCGCCCATTCGATCGGCTGGTATTCGAAGCGCAAGCCGAAGCGGCGGCTCACCGCGTCGAGCGCGCGCAGCCCTTCGGGCATCACTTCCACGCCGATTCCGTCGCCGGGGATGACGGCGATCTTGTACGCCTTGTCGTTCATGCTGGATTCCTCGTCTCGTGTCGAGCCGCGCGCGTCGGCTGGGCCGGGCGCGGGCGGCATGGGCGGTGTGACGGGCGCGGTAGCTCGGGACGCGCGCCGTCGTCGATTTACGCATTCTATTTATTTCTGGAAGGATTAAAATCGGCCATCCGGTTAATCGACTTTCCACGCATCGTGAATAATTCGCCGAATCTCGACGACCTGCGCGTGTTCAGCATCGTCGTGCGGCTCGCGAGCTTCAGCGCGGCCGCCGAGCAGCTCGCGGTGTCGCCGGCGTATGTCAGCAAGCGCGTCGCGCTGCTCGAAAAGCAGCTCGGCACGCGGCTTTTGCACCGCTCGACGCGCCGCGTCGGGGTGACGGAGGCGGGCGAGCGCGTCTACGCATGGACCGAGAAGATCCTCGACGACGTCGACCATCTCGTCGAGGACGTCTCGACGACCCGCAGCGTCCCGCGCGGCACGCTGCGGATTTCGAGCAGCTTCGGCTTTGGCCGGCACGTGCTCGCGCCCGCACTGCTCGAGTTCAACGAGCGCTATCCGCAGCTCAACGTGCGGCTCGATCTGTTCGACCGGCTCATCGACGTCGTGGGCGAAGGCTTCGATCTCGACATCCGGATCGGCGACGAGATCGCCGATCACCTGATCGCGAAGCGGCTCGCGACGAATTACCGGGTGCTGTGCGCTTCGCCTGCGTATCTCGCGCGATACGGCATGCCGCGCCAGCTCGCGGATCTCGCCGCGCATCAATGCCTCGCGATCAAGGAGCGCGATCATCCGTTCGGCGTATGGCGGCTCACGGTGCGAGGCGAGACATCGACGGTGAAGGTGGGCGGCGCGCTGTCGACGAATCACGGCGAGGTCGCCGTGCAGTGGGCGCTCGCCGGCCGCGGGATCGTGCTGCGCTCGATCTGGGAAGCGGGGCCGCTGCTCGCGAGCGGCGCGCTCAAGCGCGTGCTGCCCGACGCGATCCAGCCGGCGAACGTGTGGGCGGTCTATCCGGCGCGGCTTGCGGCGTCGGCGAAGGTGCGCGTGTGCGTGGATTTTCTCGCGGACGCGTTCGCGCACCTGAACGAGCGCGCGAACGGCGGATAATCGTCCGGCGAACGGCGAACGGCGAACGGCGAACGGCGAACGGCGAACGGCGAACGGCGAACGGCGAACCGCCAACCGCCAACCGCCAACCGCCAACCGCGAACCGTGCGTGGAATGCGGCGAGAGCCGAGCGTCGTCGGCCGGCGCGCAGTGATCGGCGGACAACGAACCCCGATTTTTGATCGACAGTCGGGGCTCGGTTTGAAATCACCGACAGTTCCGCAACTAACGGGCCATTTCGTCCGTACGCGACATCGACGCGCAAATCAAAGCGCGTTGTACGACGCACGACGCATCGTGCATGCTTGTGCGCACGGCGGTCGCAGACGTACGGCTGGACGGTTGGACGACGGATGCGCATGACCGACGACGCAAACCACAAACCACAAACCACAAACCACAAACCACAAACCATACGAAACACACCGGCCCGCCCATCGACATCCCCCGCCCCAAAAGGAGGCCCCCGCAATGGACTCGCTGTCGAAGCGCGCGCTCGGCGCGCAGGCGCGTTTCGTCGCGATGCTCGCCGTGCTGATCTTCGCGCCGGCGGGCTCGCTGCGCTACTGGCAGGGCTGGATCTACTGGCTCGTGTTCTCCGGCTCGACGACCGTGCTCACCCTCTATTTCCTCAAGCGCGATCCGGCGCTCGTCGAGAGCCGGATGCGCGTCGGCGTGCGCGCCGAGCGCGAGCTCAGCCAGAAGATCATTCTCGGCGTCGTCAGCGTCGCGAGCGTCGGGCTCGTCGTCGCGATGGGCGCTGAATGGCGCGTCGCGCGCACGCCCGTCGATTGGGGCGCGGTCGCGCTCGGCAACGCGCTCGTGATCGCGGGCCTCGCGATCTGCTTCGCCGTGCTGCGCGAGAACCGCTTCGCGTCGAGCATCGTCGAGGTGAAGCAGGAGCAGACGGTGATCTCGTCCGGCCCGTATCGCTTCGTCCGGCACCCGATGTATTCCGGCGCAATGGTGATATTTTTCGGGAGCCCGATCGCCGCCCAGTCGGCCTGGGCCTGGCCGTTCGCCGCAGTGCTCGCGGCGGGCGTCGTCGCGCGGCTCGTCGACGAGGAACGCTACCTGAGCGTGCACCTCGACGGCTATCGCGCGTATTGCGAACGCGTGCGCTGGCGGCTTTTGCCGCGCGTCTGGTGACGGGTGGCGCGGCGTCGCCGCGAGAGCGCCGGCACGCGGCGGGCAGGCGCATCGGTCGATACGCAGCGAACCGTACCTGTCGGCGTCGCGCTCGCGCTTCTACAATCGTCCGAATCATCGTCGAACGAGGTGGTCCGTGATGCTGAAAGTGCTCGGCAAGGCGCCGTCGATCAACGTCCGCAAGGTGATGTGGACGTGCGCCGAATTGCAGCTCGGGTTCGAACGCGAAGACTGGGGTGCGGGATTCCG
Encoded here:
- the kdpA gene encoding potassium-transporting ATPase subunit KdpA, giving the protein MDKHAYLQISLFVIVLTLLVKPLGRYIARVANGDPPWPMRMLRPVERWTYRAAGVDPEQGMSWKTYAVALLSFSVLGTIALYALQRLQHRLPLNPQALPAVGADSAFNTAVSFVTNTSWQGYAGETTLSYLSQMGGIAVQSFLSAAAGIAVLFALIRALATRGTGSVGNLWADLTRATLYILIPLSVLFAAAFIAQGTIQNFSAYRAVHIAQSVTWQQPALDASGTPLRNAAGQPVVRTITSREQLLPMGPVASQESIKLLSGDGGGFFNANSAHPFENPTPFSNFLQMLALLLLPAALCYTFGAMVGDTRQGWAIYAAMLAMFVACAAATMRAEQAGSATLTAPGIDSRASVAMPGGNMEGKETRFGIASSALYAAIATASGDGAVDAMHDSLTPIGGLVPMALMQTGEVVFGGPGSGLFGMLVHAMLAVFIAGLMIGRAPKYLGKKIDPHDMKLVSIAILATPIVVLVGTAVSVLLPDGVAGIANPGAHGFSEILYAFTSAANNNGSAFAGLAANTPYYNTALAAAMWLGRFATIVPVLALAGSLAPKVRRAAGPGTLPTHGPLFVVLLIGTVLLMTLLTYLPALALGPIVEQVTMGAAH
- a CDS encoding GNAT family N-acetyltransferase, with translation MQQQRAKNERAMHFACAKRVEGRVVLRRFDPAHDSYEELTALLHRAFARLGQMGLNCPCVDQPAAVTRQRALAGECFVAVCNGHLVATMTLHTRDLSSPCELYRRANVATLRQFGVDPVWQGRGIGCSMLTFAAHWAAARGYRRLALDTPQPAAHLVEFYTRQGFRIVDVMHFSGKGYDSAILSKSTDASPSYGWKMRELPLIPTPTPTPLGRVA
- a CDS encoding YceI family protein gives rise to the protein MKPARWAGWIACAVALAGATASCTPLRVVTHSVSTAEAAVPAGRYTLDPHHWSIVFDVDHFKYSRFTMRFDRASAQLDWRAGGLADSGVTASIDAASIDTNVPLLDKLVAGADALDAARYPQIRFDGAHFTRTSATQGTLAGNLTIRGATRPVTLAVTFNGYGRNPLTKQDTLGFSASGTFSRAQFGVTSWFPAVGDHVRVRIEAEFVKEGVAPAQ
- a CDS encoding TetR/AcrR family transcriptional regulator, with the translated sequence MNTKPDLSPAAAGARERLLDAAETLIYAGGIHATGVDAIVKLSGAARKSFYTHFESKEALVAAALERRDERWMTWFVDATEKRGKTPRARLVGMFDVLREWFEQADFHGCAFLNAAGEIEHPDDPVRVVAREHKERLRAFVREQLDAHAAEAGADRRHVARLARQWLVLIDGAIGVALVSGDASAARDARAAAELLLDATLPSRSG
- a CDS encoding nuclear transport factor 2 family protein codes for the protein MSDSTEIRPPVPPFTRETAIQKVRAAEDGWNTRDPERVSLAYTPQSKWRNRAEFATGRAEIVALLRRKWTRELDYRLIKELWAFTGNRIAVRFAYEWRDDAGNWFRSYGNENWEFDENGLMAHRHACINDMPIRESDRLFHWPLGRRPDDHPGLSDLGL
- a CDS encoding M14 family metallopeptidase — encoded protein: MTESAPVFPHYSIEVDFPNLDAHRAGNAGVDYVHRFDSGAPGPHVMINALTHGNEVCGAIVVDALLKMRLRPRRGVLTLSFANVAAYERFDADKPDAARFVDQDFNRVWTPAVLDDPSKRSVELDRARAMRPFVDEADWLLDLHSMHERSAPLIVAGPLDKGTALALRIGAPATVIRDEGHPEGKRMRDYGGFGDPASAKNALLIECGQHWEARAAAVARDSTARFLVASGIVDGQDLPVDWFLPLAKTMRVVQVTEPVVATSHDFRFADAYTGLEHFAKAGEVIGWSNGEPVTTPYPDCVLVMPSLRQLRPGVTVVRLGHLEREVPQRG
- a CDS encoding NAD-dependent succinate-semialdehyde dehydrogenase, whose amino-acid sequence is MPLTLSRTELLRTGNLIDGEWRPAASGSRYAVSDPAALDVISEAADSGADDARAATDAAARALPAWRATPARERAAILRAWHAAIVWHTEDLARLMSREQGKPLAEALGEVAYGASYVQWFAEEATRAYGDVIPQQHHGKRMSVVKEPIGIVAAITPWNFPLAMIARKIAPALAAGCTVVAKPAEDTPLTALALAFLAMEAGVPPGVLNMISASRERGVEAVGDWLADSRVRKITFTGSTPVGKFLARESAATLKKLSLELGGNAPFIVFDDADLDAAVGGLMAAKFRNGGQTCVCPNRVYVQEGVYDAFAARVAERVGALRVAPATDSAAQIGPMINARAVDKIARHVDDAVTRGARVLTGGRRLAEIGPHFYAPTVLADAAPGMQLCGEETFGPVVALFRFSTEDEAIAAANDTPYGLAAYFYTQNVRRIARVSSRLEAGVVGVNEGALASEAAPFGGVKESGYGREGSRYGLDDYLAIKYLCEGNLD
- a CDS encoding tartrate dehydrogenase, with amino-acid sequence MPPAPGPADARGSTRDEESSMNDKAYKIAVIPGDGIGVEVMPEGLRALDAVSRRFGLRFEYQPIEWASCEYYAKHGQMMPDDWKTQLSSMDALLFGAVGWPDTVPDHVSLWGSLLKFRREFDQYVNLRPARLFDGVPCPLAGRKAGDIDFMIVRENTEGEYSAVGGVMFEGTDREFAVQQAVFTRLGTERVMKFAFELARRRAKRLTVATKSNGIAISMPWWDARAAEMAAHYPDIAWDKQHIDILCARFVMQPDRFDVVVASNLFGDILSDLGPACTGTIGIAPSANLNPERNFPSLFEPVHGSAPDIAGKHVANPIAMIWSAAMMIDFLGEGAGRAREAHDAIVAAIEHVLKHGPRTRDLGGQASTSEVGDAIVAHLLG
- a CDS encoding LysR substrate-binding domain-containing protein; amino-acid sequence: MNNSPNLDDLRVFSIVVRLASFSAAAEQLAVSPAYVSKRVALLEKQLGTRLLHRSTRRVGVTEAGERVYAWTEKILDDVDHLVEDVSTTRSVPRGTLRISSSFGFGRHVLAPALLEFNERYPQLNVRLDLFDRLIDVVGEGFDLDIRIGDEIADHLIAKRLATNYRVLCASPAYLARYGMPRQLADLAAHQCLAIKERDHPFGVWRLTVRGETSTVKVGGALSTNHGEVAVQWALAGRGIVLRSIWEAGPLLASGALKRVLPDAIQPANVWAVYPARLAASAKVRVCVDFLADAFAHLNERANGG
- a CDS encoding methyltransferase family protein, encoding MDSLSKRALGAQARFVAMLAVLIFAPAGSLRYWQGWIYWLVFSGSTTVLTLYFLKRDPALVESRMRVGVRAERELSQKIILGVVSVASVGLVVAMGAEWRVARTPVDWGAVALGNALVIAGLAICFAVLRENRFASSIVEVKQEQTVISSGPYRFVRHPMYSGAMVIFFGSPIAAQSAWAWPFAAVLAAGVVARLVDEERYLSVHLDGYRAYCERVRWRLLPRVW